The Setaria italica strain Yugu1 chromosome IX, Setaria_italica_v2.0, whole genome shotgun sequence genome has a window encoding:
- the LOC101759300 gene encoding telomerase Cajal body protein 1 — translation MSREQSAMAAAEEGAAAAPPDGGAESEAAAEMDAAAVMEGEEKEEAAEYSWPQLRFDRPPRRLYQFARQFRSATPAGGRGSGDNFLKGVKWSPDGSSFLTSSDDNSLRLFYLPEDAYSGAEHVADAAVGGEDSYGAFLQVNEGEPVYDFCWYPCMSLSDPATCVFASTSRDHPIHLWDATSGELRCTYRAYDSMDEITAALSISFNSAGSKLFAGYNKAIRVFDVHRPGRDFDQYSLLKGDEGPRGIVSSISFSPHNGMLAVGSYSQTTAVYAESNMEPLYVLHGQLGGVTQVLFSKDGNYLYTGGRKDPYILCWDIRNTVDIVYKLYRAADSTNQRIYFDIEPCGRHLATGGQDGMVHVYDLQGGQWVTGFQAAADTVNGFSFHPYLPFAATSSGHRRFGMQDEFEELNLAGNENCCSVWMFPSLQEA, via the exons ATGAGCCGTGAACAGAGCGCaatggcagcggcggaggagggagcgGCTGCCGCGCCCCCCGATGGCGGCGCAGAGAGCGAGGCTGCGGCGGAGATGGATGCAGCGGCGGTtatggagggggaggagaaagaggaggcggcggagtaCTCGTGGCCCCAGCTCCGCTTCGACCGCCCCCCTCGCCGGCTCTACCAGTTCGCCCGTCAGTTCCGCTCCGCCACTCCCGCTGGCGGCAGGGGAAGCGGCGACAACTTCCTAAAAGGCGTCAAGTGGTCGCCCGACGGATCCTCTTTCCTCACCAGCTCCGACGACAACTCGCTCCGCTTGTTCTACCT GCCGGAGGACGCGTACAGTGGAGCGGAGCACGTTGCCGATGCTGCTGTCGGAGGTGAAG ATTCTTATGGCGCATTCCTCCAGGTGAACGAGGGTGAACCGGTGTACGACTTCTGCTGGTATCCGTGTATGTCCTTGTCTG ACCCAGCCACCTGTGTATTTGCAAGCACCAGTCGTGATCACCCGATACACCTTTGGGATGCCACCAGTGGGGAA CTCCGGTGCACTTACAGAGCATATGATTCCATGGATGAAATAACTGCTGCACTTTCAATCTCTTTCAATTCTGCAGGATCTAA GCTATTTGCTGGATACAACAAAGCAATAAGAGTGTTTGATGTTCATCGGCCTGGTAGAGATTTTGATCAGTATTCTCTACTTAAGGGAGATGAAGGGCCAAGGG GTATAGTATCTTCAATTTCCTTCTCTCCGCACAATGGGATGCTTGCTGTTGGCTCATACAGCCAGACAACTGCTGTGTATGCAGAGAGTAATATGGAGCCTTTGTATGTCTTACATGGCCAGCTTGGTGGTGTTACACAG GTGCTTTTCTCGAAAGATGGGAACTATTTGTATACTGGAGGGCGCAAG GATCCGTACATATTATGTTGGGATATTCGCAATACTGTGGACATTGTATACAA GTTGTATAGAGCAGCTGATAGTACTAATCAAAGAATATATTTTGACATTGAGCCCTGCGGTAGACATCTAGCCACTGGTGGGCAG GATGGCATGGTCCATGTCTATGACCTTCAAGGTGGTCAATGGGTAACAGGCTTCCAAGCAGCAGCTG ATACTGTAAACGGGTTCTCCTTCCATCCTTACCTTCCATTTGCCGCAACATCATCTGGGCATAGAAGGTTCGGTATGCAAGATGAGTTCGAAGAGTTAAATTTGGCAG GCAACGAGAACTGCTGCTCTGTCTGGATGTTTCCTTCCTTGCAAGAAGCTTGA
- the LOC101759710 gene encoding uncharacterized protein LOC101759710, with protein sequence MSDESPPPAQAAEKSQPAEQATGGWGGWGLNIFSEISRNAVEVAKSAIADIQQPPEQDTGPDSGEKDKEKEPEGEEEEERRKAALEKLEKASEDSILGQGLKAFDSSVETITTGTWQALGTAWKSGSLFVQKLENSASSLAETIQQGELPAKASVIAPTILETGRSFTARGMEVLERVGKETMEFIVEETGMEVDKGSAGEGDQQTEEEQFEEVSFDRCFYIYGGPDQLEELEALSSHYALLFNRKKGKLSAEQKTYYDGKLKEIQQIFSLSTNAEEDGPDSDKGKKIESADTDADAEMKKLCETSVSKAAKMAAGFATALGGLSPNDIIKRTTNRLETIHSEGVHRLSEMCCLAVSQLLVLGKSVISAANKSKNEDDENDVKIDWPEDPISKAKTIRWKVQSISVDMEKVSTSFATGISDVAEAYAAAIQNALADKQDDLPSQKSVQEKAKSISNHLNSDQTSAVSKLQDALQYLAYVVVCASMPSV encoded by the exons ATGTCCGacgagtcgccgccgccggcgcaggccGCCGAGAAGAGCCAGCCCGCGGAGCAGGCTACTGGCGGCTGGGGCGGATGGGGCCTCAACATCTTCTCCGAGATCTCCCGCAAC GCGGTGGAGGTTGCTAAGAGTGCCATCGCCGACATTCAGCAGCCGCCTGAGCAGGACACGGGACCCGACAGCGGGGAGAAGGATAAGGAGAAGGAACcggagggggaggaagaggaggagagacgCAAGGCGGCTCTGGAAAAGCTGGAGAAGGCCAGTGAGGACTCAATCCTGGGCCAG GGGCTGAAGGCCTTTGATAGCTCGGTGGAGACCATCACGACCGGTACTTGGCAAGCACTTGGGACTGCATGGAAGAGTGGCTCACTATTTGTTCAAAA ATTGGAGAACTCAGCTTCAAGCCTTGCTGAAACCATTCAGCAAGGAGAACTACCTGCCAAAGCATCTGTTATAGCACCGACCATTTTAGAG ACAGGGAGGTCATTTACAGCAAGAGGTATGGAAGTGCTTGAACGTGTTGGAAAGGAGACAATGGAGTTTATTGTTGAAGAAACTGGTATGGAAGTTGACAAAGGTAGTGCCGGTGAAGGTGACCAACAGACAGAAGAGGAGCAGTTTGAAGAAGTCTCATTTGACAGATGCTTCTATATTTATGGAGGACCTGATCAATTAGAG GAGCTGGAAGCACTATCAAGCCACTATGCACTGTTGTTTAATAGGAAAAAGGGAAAACTTAGTGCTGAGCAGAAAACATATTATGATGGAAAGCTCAAAGAAATACAACAGATATTTAGTCTTAGCACCAATGCCGAGGAAGATGGACCAGACTCTGACAAAGGGAAGAAGATTGAATCAGCTGATACTGATGCTGATGCTGAGATGAAGAAGTTATGTGAAACAAGTGTTAGCAAGGCTGCTAAGATGGCTGCAGG GTTCGCCACTGCCTTGGGTGGGCTTTCTCCAAATGATATTATCAAACGAACTACCAATAGGCTAGAGACCATTCACTCAGAGGGTGTTCAT AGACTATCAGAGATGTGCTGCCTTGCAGTTTCTCAGCTTCTGGTCCTAGGAAAGTCAGTAATATCTGCTGCCAACAAATCAAAGAATGAAGATGATGAAAATGACGTTAAGATAGATTGGCCTGAAGATCCCATTTCAAAAGCTAAAACAATCAGATGGAAGGTGCAGTCCATCTCTGTGGATATGGAAAAGGTCTCTACTAGTTTTGCTACAG GAATCTCGGATGTGGCTGAAGCTTATGCGGCAGCTATACAAAATGCTCTCGCTGACAAGCAGGATGATCTCCCAAGTCAGAAGTCAGTGCAGGAGAAAGCTAAGTCCATATCCAACCATCTGAATTCCGATCAGACTAGCGCTGTCAGCAAGCTACAAGATGCCCTGCAGTACCTGGCCTACGTCGTCGTTTGCGCTTCCATGCCAAGTGTCTGA